The genomic window AAATAAACCAGGTATGGATGGCAACCCATACTGATACACAAGCTTACTCGTCATTGGAGTAAACTCCATTCCGGGGTCAAAATCAAGTGATACTTGACCCGACTCTTCCAATTGCTTTATGATTTTCTTAACCCTATTCGAAGGGATTGCGAAACCCAATCCGACAAAGCCTCCACTTGTGCCACCCGTATAAATAAAGGTATTTACACCTATTACTTCACCTTCACTGTTCACAAGTGGCCCTCCTGAATTACCGCGGTTAATAGCCGCATCCGTTTGGATCATATCAATATAAACTCTTGGTTCTTGCGGATCGGGCCTAAAGTCTCGCTTAGTGGCGCTTATTACACCCACTGTTACCGAGGCCTTGCCATCATCAAACAATCCAAATGGATTACCCATGGCAATAGCCCACTCACCTACCATAGCGTTATCGGAATTACTGAACTTTATATAAGGCATTTTTTTCTTCGGCTCTTTGATTTTGAGCAAGGCAAGGTCTGCCAACTCATCAGAGCCAAGTAACTCTGCCTCATAGGTTTCGCCATTTGCCAGTGCCACCATTATTTTGCGCGCACTACTACTAGCAACATGTTCATTCGTTACCACTAAACCGTCTTCGCTTATGATAAAACCAGAACCCATACTTTTAACTTCACGTTCGGTTGGCATCTGAAAAAATCTCGAGAAAAAAGGATCCATCACTCGGTTATACCCTCTTTCTACTTCCGTAACTGTGATACTTACAATGGCAGGACTAGCTTTTTCAACTGCGTTGGTAATTGCATTTCGCCTGCTTGTGGTTATTTGATCGTTTGTACTTGGTTGAGCTTCTTCTTCCACTTGTGGCTCTTCAACCATAGCCACACTTTTAGCAGGTGAGGCTTCCACTTTTAAGGGTGCTATCACAGGAACAGGTTCTATTTTTTGCTCCTGAGCACAGTTCATTATCAATCCACAAAATACTAGTACACTAGCTATCTTCTTCATACTGTCGAATTAGGTCCATTGCTTTCTGCCGATTTTCAGTGCCGCCTGTAATGCTTCATCAAGTGTGCCTTGATAGGAAGCTCCAGCCGCTTTTTTATGGCCACCACCATTCATTTGCCTTGCCCATTCATTCACGTCAATATCACTTCTTGAACGCAGACTAAGTTTTATGCGATGCTCTTCCTCTCTCATAAAGATACATGCTTTAACTCCGTCAATACTCATGGGGTAAGCTACAAAACCTTCGGTGTTTTCAGCAGTTGTGTTAGTTTCGTTAAACATCGCCTGAGTAACGTACATACTGGCGATTTGTTGGTCTTCATGTAAATTTAGAGTCTCAAGTGATAGCCCAAGCAACTTAATCTCATTTAAACTTTTAGTGGCATACACTTTGTCCATTACTTCATTGGGCGTGAAGCCTCCTCTGTCGAGCAGATCGCTAGCTGCCATCATAGTTGCGGGCTTCACACTATCAAATTGAAACGAGCCCGTATCAGTTACTATACCCACATACATTGCTTTTGCAGACTGCTCATCTATCTGTAAAGGATCATTTTCAGTATAAATTCTATGCACTATTTCACACGTAGAAGATGCCGTCACATCTGAAGCCATTTCAGTAAAAACATCATCTGGTTGAGGATGATGATCGATCATATAAATTGGAGCACCTGTTTGTTCTATCTTCTCAGCAACCTCTCCAAAACGATGCAGTGCATTCCCATCCACCACTAAAAAGGCATCAAAGTGAGCTAGGTCTTGTTCTTCAGGTATCTCGATAGGAAAGATATCAGCTAGCCACATCAGGTTCTGCGAGGGGCCGTCGGCATTATAAGCCACCGCTTCAACTCCATTTTTCTGTAACCATAAGCACATGGCCACCTGCGAGCCTAAGCAATCGCCATCCGGTCGAACATGAGAAAATACAGCTACTTTGTTGTGCGACTTTAACTTTTGAATTAATTCTTTGTGCATCAATCTTTTCTTTTTGATGTCAAAAATAGCTTTCTATACCTAGAATTCCATTTCTTTTTGGGTCAATTTTTTTCGATCCTTGCCCTTAAAAACTTATGCGTGCTTTAATTGTATGTGGAGGAACCCCTCCCTCAAAATCTCTTATTGAATCTGAAATCAATGCCGCCAACCTCATCGTGGGCGCCGACAGTGGTGGGCATGCCATTTTGGGCTATGGCTTTACCCCTGATATTGTTTTGGGAGATCTGGACAGCTTCCATTACACCAACCATGAAGGTATTCAAACTTTAGAAATTGAAGACCAAGATTTCAATGATTTGGAGAAAGCCCTTCAATATGCCCTCGACAAAGGCAGCAAAGATGTAGTGATACTGGGTGCGCTTGGGAAACGCGTAGATCACCAGATGAAAAACCTATCGGCAATGGTGGGATACTACCAGAAATTTAATTCATTGATTATTCGTGATGACTACGGTGACACACTCTGTGTTAGTTCGCCTTATTCAGTTCAACTGCCTTTGAATACTGTAATATCTTTTTTCCCACTTTCGGGCATTGTCAAAAGCTTTAGCTCTGAAGGGGTGCAATATCCGCTTAGCAACACTGATTTGATCCCGGGTATTCAAGATGGCACATCCAATACGGTTACTGATGAAACCGTCACCATTAGCTATGACGAGGGCACACTGGGTGTGTTCATAGGAACGGGCAAGAAAACTAAGTAGCCGCTAACTGTTGTTGTTTAGCATAGGATTTCTTCCACACGAAGTAGCCCATGGTGGCTAACACTGTGAATACTAGAAATTGGAAGCTCGTGAGCACCAGTCCTTTATAAAAATAGAGAGGGATCGAGAGTAAATCTGTGATGATCCACGCAATCCAGTTTTCTAATTTTTTGCGTGCCATTAGCCACATGCCAACAATTGCGAATGAAGTTGTAGAGGCATCCCAATAGGGAACATCGCTGTCTGTAAAGTTGATAAGTACAGCGGCTAATAGGCTAAAACTTGTGAGTAGTAAAAGCAGGGTATAGC from Balneola vulgaris DSM 17893 includes these protein-coding regions:
- a CDS encoding DHH family phosphoesterase, yielding MHKELIQKLKSHNKVAVFSHVRPDGDCLGSQVAMCLWLQKNGVEAVAYNADGPSQNLMWLADIFPIEIPEEQDLAHFDAFLVVDGNALHRFGEVAEKIEQTGAPIYMIDHHPQPDDVFTEMASDVTASSTCEIVHRIYTENDPLQIDEQSAKAMYVGIVTDTGSFQFDSVKPATMMAASDLLDRGGFTPNEVMDKVYATKSLNEIKLLGLSLETLNLHEDQQIASMYVTQAMFNETNTTAENTEGFVAYPMSIDGVKACIFMREEEHRIKLSLRSRSDIDVNEWARQMNGGGHKKAAGASYQGTLDEALQAALKIGRKQWT
- a CDS encoding S1C family serine protease is translated as MKKIASVLVFCGLIMNCAQEQKIEPVPVIAPLKVEASPAKSVAMVEEPQVEEEAQPSTNDQITTSRRNAITNAVEKASPAIVSITVTEVERGYNRVMDPFFSRFFQMPTEREVKSMGSGFIISEDGLVVTNEHVASSSARKIMVALANGETYEAELLGSDELADLALLKIKEPKKKMPYIKFSNSDNAMVGEWAIAMGNPFGLFDDGKASVTVGVISATKRDFRPDPQEPRVYIDMIQTDAAINRGNSGGPLVNSEGEVIGVNTFIYTGGTSGGFVGLGFAIPSNRVKKIIKQLEESGQVSLDFDPGMEFTPMTSKLVYQYGLPSIPGLFVTSVNKNGPAYDCGIMPGDIITKIGDIRVSSEMHAWALMREYQEGEKMKLILVRGNNKYETTMTLRKRVKGK
- the pnuC gene encoding nicotinamide riboside transporter PnuC, with amino-acid sequence MEYIIDGIIQGVMQTTLLEWTAVIFGIASVVCSMRENIWVYPTGIVSVVIYVYLAFQYKLYADMGVNAYYFIMSLYGWYYWTNTDSAKRDQVPITLNSMREHGYTLLLLLTSFSLLAAVLINFTDSDVPYWDASTTSFAIVGMWLMARKKLENWIAWIITDLLSIPLYFYKGLVLTSFQFLVFTVLATMGYFVWKKSYAKQQQLAAT
- a CDS encoding thiamine diphosphokinase, which codes for MRALIVCGGTPPSKSLIESEINAANLIVGADSGGHAILGYGFTPDIVLGDLDSFHYTNHEGIQTLEIEDQDFNDLEKALQYALDKGSKDVVILGALGKRVDHQMKNLSAMVGYYQKFNSLIIRDDYGDTLCVSSPYSVQLPLNTVISFFPLSGIVKSFSSEGVQYPLSNTDLIPGIQDGTSNTVTDETVTISYDEGTLGVFIGTGKKTK